The Alicyclobacillus vulcanalis genome has a window encoding:
- the mtnB gene encoding methylthioribulose 1-phosphate dehydratase, with product MPTYDEARTRVIELAQFAASRGWLPATSGNLSVRVSHTPLTFAITRSGADKARLRPEDVLLLDADMRVQGEGPYKPSAETTVHVALYQKFDCGSIVHVHTVYNNLASELYADRGFVEIRGHELVKALGHWEEDAVVRIPIVPNWADLKRLGWAVAEAAQADVPAVLVRAHGVYAWGDTPDDARRHLEAVEFLCEYAYKLHLARAGSPMIG from the coding sequence ATGCCCACCTATGATGAGGCGCGGACGCGCGTGATCGAGCTGGCCCAGTTCGCGGCGAGCCGCGGCTGGCTGCCGGCCACGAGCGGCAACCTGTCGGTTCGCGTGAGCCATACGCCCCTCACCTTTGCCATCACGCGGAGCGGCGCGGACAAAGCGCGGCTTCGCCCGGAGGACGTCTTGCTGCTCGATGCCGATATGCGGGTGCAGGGCGAGGGACCCTACAAGCCGTCCGCGGAGACGACGGTGCACGTCGCGCTGTACCAGAAGTTCGACTGTGGCAGCATCGTGCACGTGCACACCGTGTACAACAACCTCGCGAGCGAGCTGTACGCCGATCGTGGCTTCGTCGAGATCCGGGGGCATGAGCTCGTGAAGGCGCTTGGTCACTGGGAGGAAGACGCCGTGGTGCGCATCCCGATCGTGCCGAACTGGGCGGACTTAAAGCGGCTGGGATGGGCCGTGGCGGAGGCGGCACAGGCGGACGTCCCGGCGGTGCTGGTGCGCGCGCACGGCGTCTACGCGTGGGGCGACACGCCGGACGATGCGCGAAGGCATCTGGAGGCGGTCGAGTTCTTGTGCGAATACGCGTACAAGCTTCATCTTGCCCGCGCCGGATCGCCTATGATCGGATGA
- a CDS encoding 1,2-dihydroxy-3-keto-5-methylthiopentene dioxygenase, with the protein MAYVRIRNTGEEIRGEDEVRAFLNQNEVYYDHWDVDQRLPEALKGKFDLSDAEKDEILRALDEEIQDLSRKRGYVKWDVISLSESTPNLDELLKKFEQVHTHTEDEVRAIVSGSGIFIIKGKDGGYFDVVLSAGDVISVPEGNPHFFTLTDERKVVAVRLFIDPAGWVAHPFEDPAFQKA; encoded by the coding sequence GTGGCCTACGTACGCATTCGAAACACGGGTGAAGAAATTCGCGGTGAAGACGAGGTTCGGGCGTTTCTGAACCAAAACGAGGTCTATTATGATCACTGGGATGTCGACCAGAGGCTTCCCGAGGCGCTGAAGGGCAAGTTTGACCTGTCGGACGCGGAAAAGGACGAGATTCTCCGGGCGCTCGACGAGGAGATTCAGGACCTGTCCCGCAAGCGGGGATATGTGAAGTGGGACGTCATCTCGCTCTCGGAATCGACGCCCAACCTCGACGAGCTGCTGAAAAAGTTTGAGCAGGTGCATACGCACACCGAGGACGAGGTGCGCGCCATCGTGTCGGGCAGCGGCATCTTCATTATCAAGGGCAAGGACGGCGGCTATTTCGACGTCGTGCTGAGCGCCGGAGACGTGATCTCGGTTCCAGAAGGCAACCCGCACTTCTTCACGCTGACCGACGAGCGCAAAGTGGTGGCCGTCCGGCTGTTCATTGATCCGGCTGGATGGGTGGCGCATCCCTTCGAAGACCCAGCGTTCCAAAAAGCGTGA
- a CDS encoding MMPL family transporter — translation MAPTSLAQRFLAFFFSKLGRASVLGFWLLVAGLLVSAFPAASHEEKNQAQALPASANSAVASAKVQAWFPDRAGVPAFLVWYDPSGLTARDWQVILSTVRDLRTHPVTAEKSVPPLDLLPLSSDRAFASPDGQALAVPILLARSATQDQIAAAVRGIEQAVQRAAGAQVLNASEAARGLHAYITGPAGISVDATKLFKHADFALLGATTVLVLGLMIVLYRSPVLALIPLAGVGVAYAVTSALLGEAARAYGLAFDAQTLSILTVLLFGAGTDYCLFLIARYRAELRRHEQPVDAMRAAYPGATGAILMSGATVALSLLALLAARYPSFHEFAIPFALGVIVMALVAASLIPALLLVLGRAAFWPVIPRFAPDDARAGEPGRISRWLGRSVVRRPLAVALSGAVALATFALVAPHARTTYDLLSSFPADMPSREGYQVLTRHFSPGAIAPVDLVIQGGDAEKARAALARMADVKQATELEENRAVDASLVQVLLNVDPYSQAAVNAIPALEREAANAAHIAGQAPVRVLAAGETASEADTQAITARDTRVVIPIVLAAIGLLLFAYLRSIVAACYLLATIVLSYGAALGIGWLVIRGLLGEPAMQGAIPLYAFVFLVALGEDYNIFVMSRIWERWRHEPLTSATAGGVADTASVITSAGLILAGTFAVLASLPIQVLLQFGIVTAIGVLLDTFVVRPWVVPAITVLLGDAAGWPGGRWRRATRNG, via the coding sequence TTGGCCCCAACATCCCTTGCACAACGTTTCCTCGCGTTCTTCTTCAGCAAGCTCGGGCGCGCAAGCGTCCTGGGTTTCTGGCTTCTCGTCGCCGGGCTCCTCGTGTCCGCGTTTCCCGCCGCATCCCACGAGGAAAAGAATCAGGCGCAGGCGCTCCCCGCATCGGCGAACAGCGCGGTTGCGTCGGCCAAGGTGCAGGCGTGGTTCCCGGATCGGGCAGGCGTTCCAGCCTTTCTCGTCTGGTACGATCCGTCCGGGCTCACCGCGCGGGACTGGCAGGTGATCCTCAGCACCGTGCGCGACTTGCGCACGCACCCCGTGACCGCCGAGAAGAGCGTGCCACCCCTCGACCTGCTGCCGCTCTCGTCGGATCGCGCCTTTGCATCCCCGGACGGCCAAGCCCTGGCCGTGCCCATCCTGCTCGCTCGGTCCGCCACACAAGATCAAATCGCCGCCGCCGTCCGTGGCATCGAGCAGGCTGTTCAACGGGCGGCCGGCGCACAGGTCCTGAACGCATCCGAAGCGGCGCGCGGCCTGCACGCCTACATCACAGGCCCAGCCGGCATTTCCGTCGACGCCACCAAGCTGTTTAAGCACGCGGACTTCGCCCTGCTTGGCGCGACCACCGTCCTCGTTCTCGGCCTGATGATCGTGTTATACCGGTCGCCCGTTTTGGCCCTCATTCCGCTCGCGGGTGTCGGCGTCGCGTACGCCGTGACGAGCGCGTTGCTCGGCGAAGCGGCGCGTGCGTACGGACTCGCCTTCGATGCGCAGACGCTCTCGATTCTCACGGTGCTTTTATTTGGAGCCGGCACAGATTACTGCCTGTTCCTCATCGCAAGATACCGGGCCGAACTTCGCCGTCACGAACAACCGGTCGACGCCATGCGAGCCGCCTACCCCGGCGCGACAGGCGCCATCCTGATGAGCGGCGCGACCGTCGCTTTGTCGCTTTTGGCGCTTTTGGCGGCCCGATACCCGTCGTTCCACGAGTTCGCCATTCCGTTTGCGCTCGGCGTGATCGTCATGGCGCTTGTCGCCGCAAGCCTCATCCCTGCGCTGCTGCTCGTCCTTGGCCGGGCTGCATTTTGGCCCGTCATCCCGCGCTTTGCGCCGGACGATGCCCGCGCCGGCGAGCCCGGGCGCATTTCGCGCTGGTTGGGGCGATCCGTCGTGCGCCGCCCGCTTGCCGTCGCACTGTCCGGCGCCGTGGCGCTTGCCACATTCGCCTTGGTGGCCCCCCACGCGCGGACGACCTACGACCTGTTGTCGTCCTTCCCCGCTGACATGCCTTCTCGCGAAGGCTACCAGGTGTTGACGCGCCACTTCAGCCCCGGGGCCATCGCCCCCGTGGACCTGGTCATTCAAGGCGGAGACGCGGAGAAAGCGCGCGCGGCCTTGGCGCGCATGGCAGACGTGAAACAAGCGACCGAGCTGGAGGAAAATCGCGCGGTGGACGCGTCGCTCGTCCAGGTCCTGTTGAACGTCGACCCGTACAGCCAGGCCGCCGTGAATGCCATTCCCGCGCTGGAACGCGAGGCGGCAAACGCGGCCCACATCGCCGGCCAAGCGCCCGTTCGCGTCCTGGCGGCCGGTGAGACCGCCTCCGAAGCGGACACGCAGGCCATCACGGCGCGGGATACGCGCGTCGTCATCCCCATCGTGCTCGCCGCGATTGGCCTCCTGCTCTTCGCCTACCTGCGCTCCATCGTCGCAGCCTGCTACCTGCTTGCGACCATCGTGCTCAGTTACGGCGCCGCGCTCGGCATCGGTTGGCTCGTCATCCGTGGCCTGCTGGGCGAACCGGCGATGCAAGGCGCCATCCCGCTCTACGCGTTCGTGTTCCTCGTCGCGTTAGGGGAGGATTACAACATCTTCGTCATGTCGCGCATCTGGGAGCGTTGGCGGCACGAGCCGTTGACGAGCGCGACAGCGGGCGGCGTGGCCGACACCGCGAGCGTCATCACCTCAGCTGGCCTGATTCTCGCCGGGACCTTCGCCGTGCTCGCGTCGCTGCCCATTCAGGTGTTGCTCCAATTCGGCATCGTCACCGCCATCGGCGTGCTCCTCGACACGTTCGTGGTGCGCCCCTGGGTGGTTCCCGCCATCACAGTTCTCCTCGGCGACGCCGCGGGCTGGCCAGGCGGGCGATGGCGGCGAGCGACTCGCAACGGATGA
- a CDS encoding MtnX-like HAD-IB family phosphatase, translating to MTVRVVCDFDGTISERDMIVSIMRHFAPEASEPIIQAVRAGERSVKDGVEAMFALIPSEKYPDVVAYAQEATIVRRGFPQFIHTCAQLGWKVAIVSGGFDFFVEPVIHNLSTAPVDIYCNRIDASGPRLRVVWSKPCDEACDGGCGLCKPRVIREMVEPGDPVIAIGDGVTDVKAAKMADFVFARSDLLRLVRELGLPHLPFETFDDITAAILDKRSEVYAHL from the coding sequence GTGACGGTGCGCGTGGTCTGCGACTTTGACGGCACCATCTCCGAGCGGGACATGATTGTGAGCATCATGCGCCACTTCGCGCCGGAAGCCAGCGAGCCCATCATCCAGGCCGTGCGGGCAGGCGAGCGATCCGTCAAGGACGGCGTCGAGGCCATGTTTGCCCTCATTCCGTCCGAGAAGTACCCCGACGTGGTGGCCTATGCCCAGGAGGCGACGATCGTCCGCCGCGGTTTTCCACAGTTTATCCACACCTGTGCACAACTCGGGTGGAAGGTCGCGATCGTCAGCGGCGGATTCGACTTTTTCGTGGAACCGGTTATCCACAATCTATCCACAGCGCCGGTGGATATCTACTGCAATCGCATCGACGCCAGCGGCCCGCGCCTGCGCGTCGTGTGGTCGAAGCCCTGCGACGAGGCTTGCGATGGCGGCTGCGGTCTGTGTAAGCCGCGCGTCATCCGCGAGATGGTCGAGCCGGGCGATCCCGTCATCGCCATTGGCGACGGGGTGACCGACGTGAAAGCGGCGAAGATGGCCGACTTCGTCTTTGCGCGAAGCGATCTCCTTCGCTTGGTGCGCGAGCTCGGGCTGCCCCACCTGCCGTTTGAGACGTTTGACGACATCACGGCCGCGATTTTGGACAAGAGGAGCGAAGTGTATGCCCACCTATGA
- a CDS encoding TetR/AcrR family transcriptional regulator: MPNARSRRPGRPPLVEVDEPTADKILRTAAQCFMEDGFAAVSMDQVAARAGVTKAVVYYYYRSKTALFHQAMLYVMRVSRERTQAILREPGPLYDRLLKLARTRLRIEATLDMNHIMRGSQAVLQVEQQRELRQAEENLIRDIANALQTEMDEGRLRPLDPAFAARAYLAALAMAQLEIERRGGGEDAIESVAAELVDLLWRGMEPR; the protein is encoded by the coding sequence ATGCCAAACGCGCGATCGCGGCGCCCCGGCCGGCCTCCGCTGGTGGAGGTGGACGAGCCGACGGCGGACAAGATCCTTCGCACCGCCGCCCAGTGCTTTATGGAGGACGGCTTCGCGGCCGTCTCCATGGACCAAGTCGCGGCGCGGGCGGGCGTGACGAAGGCTGTCGTGTACTACTACTATCGATCCAAGACCGCCCTGTTTCACCAGGCGATGCTCTACGTGATGCGCGTGTCCCGCGAGCGCACGCAGGCCATCCTGCGCGAACCCGGGCCACTGTACGATCGGCTGCTGAAGCTCGCCCGCACGAGGCTTCGCATCGAGGCGACGCTCGACATGAATCACATCATGCGCGGCAGCCAGGCGGTTCTTCAGGTGGAGCAGCAGAGAGAACTGCGCCAGGCGGAAGAGAACCTCATTCGAGATATCGCAAATGCGCTTCAGACCGAGATGGACGAAGGGCGGCTGCGCCCTTTGGACCCCGCGTTTGCCGCGCGCGCTTACCTCGCGGCGCTCGCGATGGCACAACTCGAGATTGAACGGCGCGGCGGCGGCGAGGACGCCATCGAATCCGTCGCGGCCGAACTCGTGGATCTGCTGTGGCGGGGCATGGAACCGCGTTGA
- a CDS encoding 2,3-diketo-5-methylthiopentyl-1-phosphate enolase translates to MDHGYRGSSDVVATYRLRERKDKLEARAEGIAVGLTIGTWTDLPAARKSEVAKHCGRVEGIRVLEEAALGEVVAEIDIAYPVANLNGTFASLLVTVFGKLSMDGEIRLERLQLPDELVRQFPGPKFGVQGVRDRLGAHNRPLVMSIFKACAGLTLEELVEAFAEQAEGGVDLVKDDEIFFTEAYATPEERVRAYAAKADEIAERTGRKTAYAVNLTGPVHSLRDRARRLAEQGAGALLVNVVAYGYDVVADLARDAEVHVPILAHPAVSGALYGSPNYGIAADIVLGQLMRLAGADIGIFPSMYGSVTLGQAATERLLAHLRADGPHKPVLPAPSAGIYPGLVPRLYQDLGVDLVLNAGGGIHGHPGGARMGGRAFFDAIWAVERGLPLAEAAKDRPALRQALEKWGMPS, encoded by the coding sequence ATGGACCATGGATATCGTGGGTCGAGCGATGTGGTGGCCACCTATCGCTTGCGGGAGCGAAAGGACAAACTGGAGGCGAGGGCGGAGGGCATCGCCGTCGGGCTGACCATCGGCACATGGACGGATCTCCCCGCCGCGCGCAAATCGGAAGTGGCGAAGCACTGCGGCCGCGTGGAGGGCATCCGCGTGCTGGAGGAGGCGGCACTGGGCGAGGTCGTGGCCGAGATCGACATCGCGTACCCCGTGGCGAACCTGAACGGCACGTTTGCGTCGCTCCTCGTCACGGTGTTTGGCAAGCTGTCGATGGACGGCGAGATCCGCCTCGAGCGGCTTCAGCTGCCGGACGAGCTCGTGCGCCAGTTCCCCGGGCCCAAATTCGGCGTGCAAGGCGTGCGAGATCGGCTTGGAGCCCACAACCGCCCGCTCGTCATGAGCATCTTCAAGGCCTGCGCCGGTCTGACCCTGGAGGAGCTCGTCGAAGCGTTTGCGGAGCAGGCCGAGGGCGGCGTCGATCTCGTCAAGGACGACGAAATCTTCTTCACGGAAGCGTACGCCACGCCAGAGGAGCGCGTCCGCGCGTACGCGGCGAAGGCGGACGAGATCGCAGAGCGCACCGGCCGGAAGACCGCGTACGCCGTCAACCTCACCGGCCCCGTGCACAGCCTGCGCGATCGCGCCCGCCGGTTGGCGGAGCAGGGCGCGGGGGCGCTCCTCGTCAACGTTGTGGCGTACGGCTACGACGTGGTGGCCGATCTCGCCCGCGACGCCGAGGTCCACGTGCCCATCCTGGCGCACCCGGCGGTGTCGGGCGCGCTCTATGGATCGCCCAACTACGGCATCGCGGCGGACATCGTGCTGGGACAGCTCATGCGGCTCGCCGGTGCGGACATCGGCATCTTTCCGTCGATGTACGGCAGCGTGACGCTCGGGCAAGCGGCCACAGAGCGGCTTCTCGCGCATCTGCGGGCGGACGGGCCGCACAAGCCCGTGCTTCCCGCGCCGTCCGCCGGCATCTACCCAGGGCTTGTGCCCCGCCTGTACCAGGACTTGGGCGTCGATCTCGTCCTGAACGCCGGCGGCGGCATCCACGGCCATCCGGGCGGCGCGCGCATGGGCGGCCGCGCGTTCTTCGACGCCATCTGGGCCGTCGAACGCGGCCTACCGCTCGCCGAGGCCGCGAAGGACCGCCCCGCCCTCCGCCAGGCGCTCGAGAAGTGGGGGATGCCCTCGTGA